A genomic window from Anaerolineales bacterium includes:
- a CDS encoding PD40 domain-containing protein has product MADTKNHPVNWIWIGCLGIALCLCCGAAAIPAGILAADAGARNQVGMMLGIILPTPTATPTPTLTPTATLTPTPTLTPTVSGRGGGRILFTSDRSGDQEIYRMDPDGSNLIRLTQSPGGDFHAAPSPDGSRIAFVSDRDGNPEIYVMDSDGSNPVRLTESVSDEYAPTWSPDGTRIAYMSGSGAQFKLFIIGADGTHPARVNIAGGVQANPDWSPDGMRIAFDNFSGSESTIMLVDPDGGNAAALTGGPWMDFDPAWSPDGARLVFGSDRTGNSEIFVMGADGSNVVRLTDDPQGDFSPDWSPDGRWIVFMSDRDGDYEIYKVKNDGSELTRLTNDPAEDFSPSWIG; this is encoded by the coding sequence ATGGCCGATACAAAAAACCATCCCGTCAATTGGATCTGGATCGGATGCTTGGGCATTGCGCTGTGCCTGTGCTGCGGCGCGGCGGCAATTCCGGCGGGGATCCTGGCCGCCGACGCCGGCGCCCGCAACCAAGTCGGAATGATGCTGGGGATCATCCTTCCCACCCCGACGGCTACGCCGACCCCCACCCTCACCCCCACCGCCACCCTCACGCCCACCCCGACCCTCACCCCGACCGTTTCCGGTCGAGGCGGCGGCCGGATCCTCTTCACCTCGGACCGCAGCGGCGACCAGGAAATCTACCGCATGGATCCCGACGGCTCGAATTTGATCCGCCTGACCCAAAGCCCGGGCGGCGATTTCCACGCCGCGCCCTCCCCGGACGGATCGCGCATCGCCTTCGTCTCGGACCGGGACGGGAATCCGGAAATCTACGTAATGGATTCCGACGGTTCGAATCCCGTCCGTTTGACGGAAAGCGTCAGCGACGAATACGCCCCAACCTGGTCTCCGGACGGAACCCGCATCGCCTACATGTCGGGATCGGGCGCGCAGTTCAAGCTCTTCATCATCGGCGCAGACGGCACGCATCCCGCCCGTGTAAACATCGCCGGCGGGGTGCAGGCCAATCCCGATTGGTCTCCGGACGGGATGCGGATCGCATTCGACAATTTCTCCGGCAGCGAGTCGACCATCATGCTGGTGGACCCCGACGGCGGGAATGCCGCCGCCCTCACCGGGGGGCCTTGGATGGATTTCGATCCCGCCTGGTCCCCGGACGGTGCGCGCCTCGTCTTCGGCTCGGACCGGACGGGGAACAGCGAGATCTTCGTGATGGGCGCCGACGGCTCGAACGTCGTCCGGCTTACGGACGATCCGCAGGGTGATTTTTCGCCGGATTGGTCACCGGACGGACGGTGGATCGTCTTCATGTCCGACCGCGACGGGGACTACGAAATCTACAAGGTGAAGAACGACGGATCCGAACTGACCCGTCTGACCAACGACCCGGCCGAGGATTTCTCCCCCTCCTGGATAGGGTAA